The Mauremys reevesii isolate NIE-2019 linkage group 1, ASM1616193v1, whole genome shotgun sequence genome has a segment encoding these proteins:
- the POPDC2 gene encoding popeye domain-containing protein 2 isoform X1, whose product MSRNSSPWDQLLFQPPLCEGWKQNDEGAAYHLGNCILLLGYMGGSGIFGSIYIFSLLATGYICYALWGWLNACGLDIFIWNMLLVMACILQLAHLVYRLHKDTFLEEFDLLYKTLCQPLQVPFEVYKEIVKCCEEKVLSLARDQNYAVEGKTPINRLSLLLSGRVRVSQDGQFLHYVFPYQFLDSPEWESLRPSEEGTFQVTLTAETDCSYITWPRRKLYLLLAKDRYIARLFSAFLGYDISEKLYALNDKLFAKFGLRFDIRLPSLHHVLGPASSEAEAEKELDEWEERAVPHRPMSTFVQTAASAPPPPPSAHPKAPRPDSALLGEDSTSLVLEDFAELSGSFMDYVSEGEYMK is encoded by the exons atGAGCAGAAACAGCTCCCCTTGGGACCAGCTACTTTTTCAGCCCCCTTTATGCGAGGGCTGGAAGCAGAACGATGAGGGAGCAGCCTATCACCTGGGCAATTGCATCCTCCTCCTAGGCTACATGGGGGGAAGTGGGATCTTTGGCTCCATCTATATCTTCAGCCTTCTGGCCACTGGCTACATCTGCTAtgctctgtggggctggctgaATGCCTGTGGACTAGACATCTTCATCTGGAATATGCTGCTGGTCATGGCCTGCATACTTCAGCTGGCTCACCTGGTATACCGGCTCCACAAGGACACCTTCTTGGAAGAGTTTGACCTCCTCTACAAGACCCTCTGCCAGCCCTTGCAGGTGCCCTTTGAGGTCTACAAAGAGATCGTGAAATGCTGTGAAGAGAAGGTCCTGTCACTGGCCAGAGACCAGAACTACGCTGTGGAGGGCAAGACGCCCATCAACCGCCTGTCTTTGCTGCTCTCTGGCAG GGTCAGAGTGAGCCAGGATGGACAGTTCCTGCACTATGTCTTCCCCTACCAGTTCCTGGACTCCCCAGAGTGGGAGTCACTGCGACCTTCCGAGGAGGGAACGTTCCAG GTCACGTTGACAGCAGAGACGGACTGCAGTTATATTACCTGGCCAAGGAGGAAGCTCTACCTCCTCTTGGCAAAAGATCGCTACATCGCCCGTCTCTTCTCAGCCTTCCTCGGCTACGACATCTCGGAGAAACTGTACGCCCTCAACGATAAGCTCTTCGCTAAGTTCGGCCTGCGCTTTGACATCCGCTTACCCAGCCTCCACCACGTCCTGGGACCCGCCTCCTCAGAGGCTGAGGCGGAGAAGGAGCTGGATGAGTGGGAGGAGCGGGCCGTGCCCCATCGTCCGATGTCTACCTTTGTCCAGACAGCTgcctcagcccctcctcctcctccttctgcccACCCCAAGGCGCCCCGGCCTGACAGTGCCCTGCTGGGTGAGGACTCTACCAGTCTTGTGTTGGAAGATTTTGCTGAGTTGTCAGGGTCTTTTATGGACTATGTAAGCGAAGGGGAGTATATGAAGTGA
- the POPDC2 gene encoding popeye domain-containing protein 2 isoform X2: protein MSRNSSPWDQLLFQPPLCEGWKQNDEGAAYHLGNCILLLGYMGGSGIFGSIYIFSLLATGYICYALWGWLNACGLDIFIWNMLLVMACILQLAHLVYRLHKDTFLEEFDLLYKTLCQPLQVPFEVYKEIVKCCEEKVLSLARDQNYAVEGKTPINRLSLLLSGRVRVSQDGQFLHYVFPYQFLDSPEWESLRPSEEGTFQVTLTAETDCSYITWPRRKLYLLLAKDRYIARLFSAFLGYDISEKLYALNDKLFAKFGLRFDIRLPSLHHVLGPASSEAEAEKELDEWEERAVPHRPMSTFVQTAASAPPPPPSAHPKAPRPDSALLASASLTRSYPCALFKGRAPLAPTQTPEL from the exons atGAGCAGAAACAGCTCCCCTTGGGACCAGCTACTTTTTCAGCCCCCTTTATGCGAGGGCTGGAAGCAGAACGATGAGGGAGCAGCCTATCACCTGGGCAATTGCATCCTCCTCCTAGGCTACATGGGGGGAAGTGGGATCTTTGGCTCCATCTATATCTTCAGCCTTCTGGCCACTGGCTACATCTGCTAtgctctgtggggctggctgaATGCCTGTGGACTAGACATCTTCATCTGGAATATGCTGCTGGTCATGGCCTGCATACTTCAGCTGGCTCACCTGGTATACCGGCTCCACAAGGACACCTTCTTGGAAGAGTTTGACCTCCTCTACAAGACCCTCTGCCAGCCCTTGCAGGTGCCCTTTGAGGTCTACAAAGAGATCGTGAAATGCTGTGAAGAGAAGGTCCTGTCACTGGCCAGAGACCAGAACTACGCTGTGGAGGGCAAGACGCCCATCAACCGCCTGTCTTTGCTGCTCTCTGGCAG GGTCAGAGTGAGCCAGGATGGACAGTTCCTGCACTATGTCTTCCCCTACCAGTTCCTGGACTCCCCAGAGTGGGAGTCACTGCGACCTTCCGAGGAGGGAACGTTCCAG GTCACGTTGACAGCAGAGACGGACTGCAGTTATATTACCTGGCCAAGGAGGAAGCTCTACCTCCTCTTGGCAAAAGATCGCTACATCGCCCGTCTCTTCTCAGCCTTCCTCGGCTACGACATCTCGGAGAAACTGTACGCCCTCAACGATAAGCTCTTCGCTAAGTTCGGCCTGCGCTTTGACATCCGCTTACCCAGCCTCCACCACGTCCTGGGACCCGCCTCCTCAGAGGCTGAGGCGGAGAAGGAGCTGGATGAGTGGGAGGAGCGGGCCGTGCCCCATCGTCCGATGTCTACCTTTGTCCAGACAGCTgcctcagcccctcctcctcctccttctgcccACCCCAAGGCGCCCCGGCCTGACAGTGCCCTGCTGG CTTCTGCAAGCCTTACCCGGAGTTACCCCTGTGCCCTCTTCAAAGGACGAGCCCCTCTggctcccacccagaccccagaACTCTAG